One genomic segment of Synechocystis sp. LKSZ1 includes these proteins:
- the serA gene encoding phosphoglycerate dehydrogenase, with protein sequence MAKILVSDPIDQVGINILQQVAQVDIKTGLPEAEIIKIIPEYDAMMLRSGTKVTRPIIEAGTQLKIIGRAGVGVDNIDVPAATRQGIVVVNSPEGNTIAAAEHALAMMMALARHIPDANQSVKAGQWDRKRFIGTEVYKKTLGVVGLGKIGSHVATVAKSMGMKLLAYDPFISKERADQLGCTLVDLDLLFSESDFITLHIPKTPETTNLINAETLAKMKPTARLINCSRGGIIDEAALAAAIEAGQIAGAALDVFNEEPLGESRLREFSNVILTPHLGASTAEAQVNVSIDVAEQIRDVLLGLPARSAVNIPGLTPDVMEKLRPYLQLAETLGTLVGQLAGGRIEQLTVRLQGDLAENVGQPIVVASIKGLLSQALRERVNYVNAALEAKERGIRVIETRDAAIRDYSGSLHLQATGSMGEHSATGVLLSNGEIRITDVDGFPLNVPPSNYMLFTLHRDMPGIIGKIGSLLGSFNVNIASMQVGRKIVRGDAVMALSLDDPLPEGLLAEIIKVPGIRDAYIVKL encoded by the coding sequence ATGGCCAAAATTCTGGTCTCTGACCCCATCGATCAAGTTGGTATTAATATTCTTCAGCAAGTCGCCCAAGTCGATATCAAAACGGGCCTGCCGGAAGCGGAGATTATCAAAATCATTCCTGAGTACGATGCCATGATGTTGCGGTCGGGGACAAAGGTCACTCGGCCCATCATTGAAGCGGGCACGCAACTCAAGATTATTGGCCGGGCCGGTGTCGGGGTAGATAATATTGATGTCCCAGCGGCCACCCGTCAGGGCATTGTTGTGGTTAATTCGCCCGAAGGCAATACCATTGCGGCGGCAGAACATGCCCTGGCCATGATGATGGCCCTCGCACGCCACATTCCTGATGCCAATCAGTCCGTAAAAGCGGGCCAATGGGACCGGAAGCGTTTTATCGGCACAGAAGTCTACAAAAAAACCCTAGGCGTTGTGGGTCTCGGCAAGATTGGTTCTCATGTGGCTACCGTTGCCAAGTCCATGGGCATGAAACTCTTGGCCTACGACCCCTTTATCTCTAAGGAGCGGGCTGACCAATTGGGCTGTACCCTGGTTGACTTAGATTTACTATTTTCTGAGTCTGACTTTATTACGCTTCATATCCCCAAAACCCCGGAGACCACTAACCTGATCAACGCCGAAACCCTGGCCAAAATGAAACCGACGGCTCGGCTAATTAACTGTTCTCGGGGAGGCATTATTGACGAAGCGGCCCTGGCCGCTGCCATTGAAGCGGGCCAAATTGCCGGAGCGGCCCTGGATGTTTTCAACGAAGAACCCTTGGGAGAATCCCGTCTGCGCGAGTTTAGCAACGTGATCCTAACCCCCCACCTCGGCGCATCCACCGCTGAAGCCCAGGTGAATGTTTCCATCGATGTAGCAGAACAAATTCGGGATGTGCTATTGGGCCTGCCGGCGCGTTCTGCGGTCAATATCCCCGGTCTCACCCCCGATGTGATGGAGAAGCTACGCCCCTACCTCCAGCTTGCCGAAACCCTGGGTACCTTGGTCGGCCAATTAGCCGGGGGCCGGATCGAGCAACTCACCGTACGTCTACAGGGCGATCTGGCCGAAAACGTGGGTCAGCCGATCGTGGTGGCCTCCATCAAAGGCCTCCTCTCCCAGGCCCTGCGCGAACGCGTTAATTACGTCAATGCGGCCCTAGAGGCCAAGGAACGGGGCATCCGTGTGATTGAAACTCGTGATGCGGCCATCCGTGACTATTCCGGCTCCCTGCATCTCCAGGCCACGGGATCGATGGGAGAACATTCTGCGACGGGCGTTCTGCTCAGCAATGGCGAAATTCGGATTACGGATGTCGATGGCTTCCCCCTCAACGTCCCCCCCAGCAACTACATGCTCTTTACTCTGCACCGCGATATGCCGGGTATTATTGGCAAAATTGGCTCCCTCCTGGGCAGTTTCAATGTCAACATCGCCAGTATGCAGGTGGGACGCAAAATTGTGCGGGGAGATGCGGTCATGGCCCTCAGCTTAGATGACCCCCTGCCAGAGGGCCTCTTGGCAGAAATTATCAAAGTGCCGGGGATTCGCGATGCCTACATTGTGAAACTTTGA
- a CDS encoding RrF2 family transcriptional regulator produces MKLTTKSHYSVKALLDLSLQPNYGPTSVKAIAERQDLPAPYLEKLLIEMRRAGLVQALRGVQGGYQLAYPPQQISVGQILEAVGETIEPFPQTPAHESQAEDWVTHSLWQQLHLKFMKALYTITLADLYYDARSWQAAQGEKANFII; encoded by the coding sequence ATGAAATTAACTACAAAAAGTCACTATAGTGTCAAGGCGCTACTGGATCTGAGTCTACAGCCCAACTATGGGCCGACCTCCGTCAAAGCCATTGCCGAGCGCCAAGATTTACCCGCCCCTTATTTGGAAAAGTTACTGATAGAAATGCGGCGGGCTGGTTTAGTCCAGGCCCTACGGGGAGTTCAAGGGGGTTACCAGCTTGCCTACCCTCCCCAGCAGATTTCCGTGGGACAGATTCTAGAGGCCGTTGGCGAAACGATAGAGCCGTTTCCCCAGACCCCTGCCCATGAAAGTCAGGCAGAAGATTGGGTGACCCATAGCCTTTGGCAACAGCTTCACCTTAAATTCATGAAAGCGCTCTACACAATTACTCTGGCCGATTTATATTATGATGCCCGCAGCTGGCAAGCGGCCCAGGGAGAGAAAGCTAACTTCATCATTTAG
- the cbiB gene encoding adenosylcobinamide-phosphate synthase CbiB, which translates to MIPAHWSSLGVLVAAAGLDYWLADPQAWLHPVQVIGWGIQGLSQLFLRWFRRPSPRRLAGIVLAVTIIGGTGGLAWIALWGLDQFSPALALLLQIIGLASCFAGRSLALAAEDVLSALALGNLELARQRLSYFVGRDTEHLTETEILRATLESIAENTVDGATAPLFYAILGAGLPGVGPLPLTLAYKAASTLDSMVGYRREPYTDLGWCSARLEDYLTWFPCRLTVLTLALWSGRPRQVLALCCRDAPQDPSPNSGWSECVYAAILNIQLGGVNTYQGIPKEKPLLGDPVNLPSAEKVRQALYLSRTCLLLWLSFATLARLLLAY; encoded by the coding sequence ATGATTCCCGCCCATTGGTCTTCCCTCGGGGTATTAGTGGCGGCGGCGGGCCTGGACTATTGGTTGGCAGATCCTCAAGCCTGGCTCCATCCCGTTCAGGTGATTGGTTGGGGTATCCAGGGCCTCAGTCAATTATTTCTACGCTGGTTTCGACGTCCTAGCCCAAGACGTTTAGCGGGTATTGTCCTTGCCGTCACTATAATTGGTGGCACCGGCGGCCTCGCGTGGATAGCCCTATGGGGCCTTGATCAATTCTCCCCTGCCCTAGCTTTACTACTACAAATCATCGGCTTGGCTAGTTGTTTTGCCGGGCGTAGTTTGGCCCTGGCGGCTGAAGACGTCCTCTCGGCCCTGGCGTTAGGCAATCTAGAACTGGCACGTCAACGACTGAGCTATTTCGTCGGCCGGGACACTGAGCACCTGACAGAAACAGAAATTTTACGGGCCACCTTAGAAAGCATTGCCGAGAATACCGTTGATGGCGCAACCGCCCCACTGTTCTATGCCATCCTTGGCGCTGGTTTACCCGGCGTTGGCCCTCTGCCTCTTACCCTGGCCTACAAGGCCGCCAGCACGTTAGATTCGATGGTGGGTTATCGTCGGGAACCCTACACCGATTTGGGCTGGTGTAGTGCTCGTCTTGAAGATTATTTAACCTGGTTCCCCTGTCGCTTAACGGTTCTGACGCTGGCCCTCTGGTCCGGCCGGCCCCGTCAAGTTCTGGCCCTGTGTTGCCGGGATGCCCCTCAGGATCCTAGCCCCAACTCCGGCTGGAGTGAATGTGTCTATGCCGCTATTCTCAACATCCAACTAGGGGGAGTGAACACCTATCAAGGTATCCCTAAAGAAAAACCCCTACTGGGAGATCCAGTAAATCTCCCTAGTGCGGAAAAAGTCCGCCAGGCCTTGTACCTGAGTCGGACTTGCTTGTTACTATGGTTGAGTTTCGCTACGCTAGCGCGACTACTCTTAGCCTATTGA
- the prmA gene encoding 50S ribosomal protein L11 methyltransferase — translation MANSWWEIQVLCHPHLEESVFWRLNRFGCSGTATENQGASLMIRAYLPQSKAQLLDLAALALWLQQDAVIVGLPQPLLHWKLIDEEDWSSSWKQYWQPTEIGDRLIIYPAWLEPPSEIDRLVLRLDPGVAFGTGTHPTTQLCLESLEMRLALDNAALTLADVGCGSGILSIGAVLLGAQKVYAVDNDPLAVASARENRHLNHIHPDALVINQGSVAELKTLVPEGVDGLVCNILADVIIELLPEFTTLVKPDGWAILSGILLEQTQAVADSLEQNGWDIAALWKRQNWCCFQIRRTDSL, via the coding sequence ATGGCCAATAGCTGGTGGGAAATTCAGGTGTTATGCCATCCCCATTTGGAGGAGTCGGTTTTTTGGCGATTAAACCGCTTTGGCTGTTCCGGCACAGCAACGGAAAATCAAGGGGCCTCATTAATGATTCGGGCCTATCTGCCCCAGTCCAAAGCCCAATTGCTCGATTTGGCCGCCCTGGCCCTCTGGCTACAACAGGACGCCGTGATCGTGGGTCTACCCCAGCCCCTTCTACACTGGAAATTAATTGATGAGGAAGATTGGTCGAGTAGCTGGAAGCAGTATTGGCAACCCACGGAAATTGGGGATCGACTTATTATTTATCCCGCCTGGCTAGAGCCCCCCTCGGAAATAGACCGCCTGGTTCTGCGCCTAGACCCAGGGGTTGCCTTTGGTACTGGCACCCATCCCACCACCCAGTTGTGTCTGGAGTCGCTAGAAATGCGTCTGGCTCTGGATAACGCGGCCCTAACCTTGGCCGATGTGGGTTGCGGCTCAGGTATTTTATCGATTGGGGCCGTTTTGCTCGGGGCCCAAAAGGTCTATGCCGTCGATAACGACCCCCTTGCGGTGGCCTCAGCGCGGGAAAATCGTCACTTGAACCACATCCATCCCGATGCCTTGGTGATTAATCAAGGCAGTGTGGCTGAACTAAAAACCCTCGTACCTGAGGGCGTTGACGGCCTCGTCTGCAATATCTTGGCCGATGTCATTATCGAGTTATTGCCGGAATTCACAACCCTGGTTAAACCTGATGGCTGGGCCATTCTCAGTGGTATTTTGTTGGAACAAACCCAGGCGGTGGCGGATAGCCTAGAACAAAACGGCTGGGATATTGCAGCCCTCTGGAAGCGCCAAAACTGGTGCTGTTTCCAGATTCGACGTACCGATTCCCTCTAA
- the rdgB gene encoding RdgB/HAM1 family non-canonical purine NTP pyrophosphatase, which yields MKTLIVATSNPGKLLEMQGYLTGLECELRLKPTTLEIEETGTTFRANACLKASQVAQGLGQWAIADDSGLEVKALNGAPGLYSARYGPSDLARIERLLQELGPSPERTAQFVCAIAIARPDGTIAAESEGICVGEILYQAQGQGGFGYDPIFYVPEVGQTFAEMSPEMKHHISHRGRAFAKLLTQWPRG from the coding sequence ATGAAAACTTTGATTGTGGCGACGAGTAATCCTGGCAAATTGCTGGAAATGCAGGGCTACTTGACGGGTCTAGAATGCGAACTCCGCCTCAAGCCTACGACGTTAGAGATTGAGGAAACGGGGACGACTTTCCGGGCCAATGCCTGTCTCAAGGCCAGCCAGGTGGCGCAGGGCCTCGGCCAATGGGCTATTGCGGATGACTCAGGCTTGGAAGTCAAGGCCCTCAACGGTGCGCCAGGCCTCTATTCCGCTCGCTATGGCCCTAGCGATCTGGCCCGGATTGAACGGCTACTCCAGGAACTAGGCCCCAGCCCAGAACGAACGGCTCAATTTGTTTGCGCCATTGCTATCGCCCGCCCCGATGGCACCATTGCTGCCGAAAGTGAGGGCATTTGCGTTGGGGAAATTCTTTACCAAGCCCAGGGCCAGGGAGGCTTTGGCTATGATCCTATTTTTTATGTGCCCGAAGTGGGTCAAACCTTTGCCGAAATGAGTCCAGAAATGAAACACCACATCAGCCATCGAGGCCGGGCCTTTGCCAAACTGCTAACCCAATGGCCGAGGGGATAA
- a CDS encoding GFA family protein, which yields MNNCQTQSHTYFGGCHCGAVRFQVTISEHRAIRCNCSICRKKGFLHLIVAPAQFTLLQGQDALTTYTFNTHTAQHRFCRFCGIHAFYSPRSHPDKIDVNVHCLDGPLEDQFEIEDFDGENWEDNISSLREKRPRL from the coding sequence ATGAATAATTGCCAGACCCAGAGCCATACCTACTTCGGAGGCTGTCATTGTGGAGCAGTGCGTTTTCAAGTCACCATTTCAGAGCATCGGGCCATCCGTTGCAATTGCTCGATTTGTCGTAAAAAAGGATTTTTACATCTGATTGTGGCGCCGGCCCAATTTACCCTCCTCCAAGGTCAGGATGCCCTGACGACCTATACCTTCAATACCCACACGGCTCAGCACCGTTTCTGCCGTTTCTGTGGTATTCATGCCTTTTATTCGCCCCGTTCTCATCCTGACAAAATTGATGTGAATGTTCATTGTCTAGATGGGCCCCTAGAAGACCAGTTTGAAATTGAAGACTTTGATGGCGAAAACTGGGAAGACAATATCTCCTCCCTCCGGGAAAAAAGACCTAGGCTATGA
- a CDS encoding CPBP family intramembrane glutamic endopeptidase, with protein MALSFQVLVIPGLKILLFLLLWGLLWLPIAVVLGRRLQWHPRQGTLPFQKLPLVASLYCLAPLVLWVMIHWEGRPLSDYGWQWQPPLASSLGLGWLLGLGSLALVFGLETIGGWIQWRGEGWGQWWRLLVPLALLSLWIGLTEEFIFRGLFLTQLSQNGSGLGSAVLISLLFALLHLFWERPLTLPQLPGLWLMGMVLAMARGVDDGGLGIAWGLHSAWVFGLASLDAAQLLHYPSQEGNWLLGKGNQPLAGVAGLLCLGMTGVALWWLFPQAPWYPTF; from the coding sequence ATGGCACTTAGTTTTCAAGTTCTTGTGATTCCTGGATTGAAAATCCTCCTATTTCTACTGCTCTGGGGCCTACTGTGGTTGCCGATAGCCGTCGTATTAGGGCGACGATTACAATGGCACCCTCGTCAGGGAACTTTGCCATTCCAAAAACTGCCTTTAGTCGCCTCTCTCTACTGCTTGGCTCCCCTGGTGCTCTGGGTCATGATTCATTGGGAGGGCCGACCCTTATCGGACTATGGTTGGCAATGGCAGCCTCCGTTGGCTTCCTCTCTGGGTCTGGGTTGGCTGTTGGGTCTAGGAAGTTTAGCCCTTGTTTTTGGTCTAGAAACCATCGGCGGCTGGATTCAGTGGCGTGGCGAGGGTTGGGGCCAGTGGTGGCGTTTGTTGGTTCCCTTGGCCCTGCTCTCCCTCTGGATTGGTCTAACTGAAGAATTTATTTTTCGGGGCCTATTTTTGACCCAGCTTAGTCAAAACGGGTCTGGTCTTGGTTCTGCCGTGCTCATTAGTCTGCTGTTTGCTTTGCTCCATCTTTTCTGGGAGCGTCCCCTGACCCTGCCTCAACTACCAGGTTTATGGCTGATGGGGATGGTCTTGGCCATGGCCCGGGGGGTTGATGACGGTGGCTTGGGGATTGCTTGGGGGCTCCACAGTGCTTGGGTGTTTGGTCTAGCCTCCTTGGATGCCGCTCAATTACTGCACTATCCTTCTCAGGAGGGTAATTGGTTACTGGGTAAAGGCAATCAGCCCCTAGCCGGCGTGGCCGGCCTACTGTGTCTCGGCATGACGGGGGTTGCCCTCTGGTGGTTATTTCCCCAGGCCCCTTGGTACCCGACTTTTTAA
- a CDS encoding AbrB family transcriptional regulator — MAKTITVTKPLTGFELLEKVRELGTLSKEEKAKACGYITITKRGVPRVNMMKFLNALIDAEGIELDSTLGGQGRGGRSASYRISVQSNGNLLIGSAYTKKMNLVPGDEFEITLGRKHIHLKQVGATDDEE; from the coding sequence ATGGCTAAAACAATCACTGTGACTAAACCCCTGACTGGCTTTGAGTTACTGGAAAAAGTCAGAGAACTAGGCACCTTAAGCAAAGAAGAAAAAGCTAAGGCCTGTGGCTATATCACCATCACAAAAAGGGGAGTTCCTCGGGTCAATATGATGAAATTTCTCAATGCCTTAATTGATGCTGAGGGCATTGAATTAGATAGCACTCTGGGCGGTCAGGGCCGGGGCGGCCGCTCAGCCAGTTACCGCATTAGTGTCCAATCCAACGGCAATTTGTTAATTGGTTCTGCTTACACTAAAAAGATGAATCTGGTACCGGGGGATGAATTTGAAATTACGCTGGGACGTAAACATATTCATCTGAAACAGGTCGGGGCTACCGACGACGAGGAGTAA
- a CDS encoding P-II family nitrogen regulator, whose protein sequence is MKKVEAIIRPFKLDEVKIALVNAGIVGMTVSEVRGFGRQKGQTERYRGSEYTVEFLQKLKIEIVVEDDQVDMVVDKLISAARTGEIGDGKIFVSPVDSVIRIRTGEKNLEAI, encoded by the coding sequence TTGAAAAAGGTAGAAGCGATTATCCGGCCCTTCAAATTAGATGAAGTTAAAATCGCCCTTGTGAATGCGGGAATCGTTGGGATGACCGTTTCCGAGGTACGGGGTTTTGGTCGTCAAAAGGGCCAAACGGAGCGTTATCGTGGTTCCGAATACACAGTTGAGTTTCTCCAAAAACTCAAGATCGAAATTGTCGTTGAGGATGACCAGGTCGATATGGTAGTGGATAAACTTATTTCCGCTGCCCGTACTGGTGAAATCGGAGATGGAAAAATCTTCGTCAGCCCCGTCGATTCCGTCATCCGTATTCGGACTGGGGAAAAAAACCTGGAGGCCATTTAG
- a CDS encoding septal ring lytic transglycosylase RlpA family protein, producing the protein MKKFFVKGLTLSVLTALSTPLLLGNSQQALWASSLEAATTSPTITTADPAPAKVLDPRASEKNLTSLASFAQADGRFAVILRLRDIPVITFLGSTAELTAFSAGQPLVTTDSAMGRAQAVAKQLEQLAQQPDFDAQAIQVRRGPGKTNYQISYQQQVLVTLDGQTFLPGQTRNLGQNALQMANRLRRLLGDAPPLAQIAPTQPQTLVGQAGSSIRRLKSGVASWYGPGFHGRRTANGERFNQNDLTAAHRSLPFGTRVRVTNLRNGQSVVVRINDRGPFSQGRVIDLSTQAARLIGVHSSGVAPVALDILSQ; encoded by the coding sequence ATGAAGAAATTTTTTGTTAAGGGGTTAACCCTCTCCGTTTTAACCGCGCTGAGTACCCCCCTGCTTCTCGGTAACAGCCAACAGGCTCTTTGGGCTTCTAGTCTAGAAGCCGCCACTACCTCGCCGACCATTACAACAGCGGATCCGGCACCCGCTAAAGTTCTAGACCCCCGTGCGTCTGAAAAGAACCTCACAAGTTTAGCTTCCTTTGCTCAGGCTGATGGCAGATTTGCCGTCATTCTACGTCTACGGGATATTCCCGTGATCACCTTCCTGGGGTCAACGGCCGAATTAACCGCCTTTAGCGCTGGCCAACCCCTCGTAACAACCGATAGCGCCATGGGACGTGCCCAGGCCGTAGCCAAGCAACTAGAGCAACTCGCTCAACAGCCCGATTTTGATGCCCAGGCAATTCAAGTCCGCCGTGGCCCTGGCAAAACCAACTATCAAATCAGCTATCAGCAACAGGTTTTGGTCACCCTCGATGGTCAGACCTTCCTACCGGGCCAAACCCGTAACCTTGGCCAGAATGCCCTACAAATGGCTAATCGCTTGCGTCGTCTCTTGGGGGATGCTCCTCCCTTGGCCCAAATCGCCCCAACGCAACCCCAGACGCTGGTGGGCCAGGCGGGTAGCTCAATCCGTCGCCTTAAAAGCGGGGTAGCCTCTTGGTATGGACCCGGTTTCCATGGTCGTCGGACGGCCAACGGTGAACGCTTCAATCAAAATGACCTCACAGCCGCCCATCGTAGCCTCCCCTTTGGAACTCGAGTACGGGTTACCAACCTTCGCAATGGCCAATCAGTAGTTGTCCGGATTAATGACCGGGGCCCTTTTTCCCAAGGCCGGGTAATTGACCTTTCGACCCAGGCCGCTCGCCTCATCGGAGTCCATAGCAGTGGCGTTGCTCCCGTCGCCTTGGACATCCTATCTCAATAG
- a CDS encoding AbrB family transcriptional regulator produces MPETAIPLSGKALLQKVRECAQMPRRETAKACGYYSKTKDGQIRVNLTDFYDAVLAARGVPLEPGGVKDGRGREPTFRVSVHKNGQIVIGSTYTEQMGLKSGDEFEIKLGYKHIHLKQVDSNGEISIEEE; encoded by the coding sequence ATGCCTGAAACAGCTATCCCTTTAAGCGGCAAAGCACTCTTACAAAAAGTCAGAGAGTGTGCGCAAATGCCCCGCCGTGAAACAGCGAAAGCTTGCGGCTACTACTCTAAGACGAAAGACGGTCAAATCCGTGTCAATTTGACTGACTTCTACGATGCAGTCCTTGCTGCAAGAGGTGTTCCCCTAGAACCAGGGGGAGTCAAAGATGGTCGAGGACGTGAGCCGACCTTTCGTGTCAGTGTCCATAAAAATGGACAAATAGTCATCGGCTCCACCTACACTGAGCAAATGGGCTTGAAATCAGGTGATGAGTTTGAAATTAAGCTGGGCTACAAACATATTCATTTGAAGCAAGTGGACAGCAACGGTGAGATCAGCATAGAAGAAGAGTAG
- a CDS encoding mechanosensitive ion channel domain-containing protein encodes MQPQAQVFAIFSFAQFNKDNWLSLLISYGQQIIHALIVIILGWMLSNWARRQTTKYLRRFQRIDNTLKPLLAELVRYGILLLAIIAVLAEFGVQTASIITILGGATLAIGLALQGTLTNIASGIMLLFLRPFNVGDYIDADGIAGTVDEIGLFTTRMTTFEGVYQEVPNANLWNRVIKNYSRSQQRRIDLVVGIGYDDNLDQAKDILIHLLQQESRLLQEPAPEVLVTELGDSAIHLTLRAWVIPDDYFAVLFALTEQAKKRLTAAGISIPFPQREVRVIAGSALS; translated from the coding sequence ATGCAACCTCAAGCTCAAGTTTTTGCTATCTTCTCCTTCGCACAATTTAACAAAGACAATTGGCTGTCCTTGCTCATTAGTTATGGACAACAAATTATCCATGCCCTGATTGTTATTATTCTCGGTTGGATGCTTTCCAACTGGGCTCGCCGCCAAACGACTAAATACCTCCGACGTTTCCAGCGCATTGATAATACCCTTAAGCCCCTACTGGCGGAGTTAGTCCGCTACGGCATACTACTTCTTGCCATCATTGCGGTATTGGCAGAATTCGGTGTTCAAACGGCTAGTATTATTACGATTCTCGGTGGTGCCACTCTGGCGATTGGTTTAGCTCTCCAGGGAACACTGACGAACATTGCCTCTGGAATTATGTTGCTGTTTCTCCGGCCGTTTAATGTCGGAGATTACATTGATGCCGACGGCATTGCCGGGACAGTGGATGAAATTGGCTTGTTTACCACTCGCATGACGACCTTTGAGGGGGTTTACCAGGAAGTTCCCAATGCGAACCTTTGGAACCGGGTGATTAAAAATTATTCCCGCTCCCAGCAACGACGCATTGATCTGGTGGTGGGCATTGGCTACGATGACAACCTGGATCAGGCAAAGGATATTTTGATCCATCTCCTCCAGCAGGAAAGTCGATTACTCCAGGAACCGGCCCCGGAGGTTTTGGTGACAGAGTTGGGCGACAGCGCTATCCATTTAACCCTGCGGGCCTGGGTGATTCCCGATGATTATTTTGCCGTTCTGTTTGCCCTGACCGAGCAGGCCAAAAAACGTCTAACGGCGGCAGGTATCTCCATTCCCTTCCCCCAACGGGAAGTCCGGGTGATTGCGGGCTCGGCCTTAAGCTAA
- a CDS encoding succinate dehydrogenase/fumarate reductase iron-sulfur subunit, with amino-acid sequence MQVQFQVLRQTTGDAPRWQTYSLEVEPGATILDCLNRLKWEQDGSLAFRKNCRNTICGSCSIRINGRAALACKESVGQELTNGLVDPSQAVPTITLAPLGNLPVITDLVVNMQPFWEDLNRITPYVQPTASALSEREFLQSPQERDQLNQTGNCILCGACYSDCNGKTANPHFVGPHALAKAQRLLGDSRDSQREHRLADYSQGTEGVWGCTRCYWCNTVCPMAVAPMDQIGQIKQQILQRQTAQASRPVRHRKVLVDLVKAGGWVDERKFGLQVVGNYFRDLRGIASILPLGLRMLSRGKFPLSFEPSTGTSVVRHLIEQVQGATSPPRP; translated from the coding sequence ATGCAAGTTCAATTTCAGGTGCTACGTCAGACCACTGGCGATGCCCCCCGCTGGCAAACCTACTCTCTAGAAGTGGAGCCGGGGGCCACGATTTTAGATTGCCTCAATCGTTTGAAATGGGAGCAAGATGGCAGTCTGGCCTTTCGCAAAAATTGCCGTAATACGATCTGTGGAAGCTGTAGTATCCGTATCAATGGCAGGGCGGCCCTGGCCTGTAAGGAAAGTGTCGGTCAAGAATTGACGAATGGGTTGGTCGATCCCAGCCAGGCCGTCCCAACGATTACTCTGGCCCCCCTCGGTAACTTACCCGTTATCACGGATCTAGTGGTCAATATGCAGCCGTTTTGGGAGGACTTGAACCGCATTACTCCCTACGTCCAGCCGACCGCATCGGCCCTGTCCGAACGAGAATTTTTGCAAAGTCCTCAGGAGCGTGACCAGTTGAATCAGACGGGCAACTGCATTCTCTGCGGGGCCTGTTATTCCGACTGTAATGGTAAAACCGCTAATCCTCATTTTGTTGGCCCCCATGCCCTGGCTAAGGCCCAACGTCTGCTGGGGGATAGTCGGGATAGCCAGCGAGAACATCGTCTTGCAGACTACAGTCAGGGAACGGAAGGCGTCTGGGGCTGTACTCGCTGTTATTGGTGTAATACGGTTTGTCCCATGGCCGTCGCCCCCATGGATCAAATTGGTCAGATTAAGCAACAAATTCTCCAACGCCAAACAGCCCAGGCCAGTCGTCCGGTTCGGCACCGTAAAGTACTCGTCGATTTGGTCAAAGCAGGGGGCTGGGTGGATGAACGGAAATTCGGTCTTCAGGTGGTGGGCAATTACTTCCGGGATCTACGGGGAATTGCTAGTATTTTGCCCCTCGGCCTACGGATGCTAAGCCGGGGGAAATTTCCCCTCTCCTTTGAGCCTTCGACGGGAACCTCAGTGGTGCGTCATCTGATTGAACAGGTGCAAGGGGCCACCTCTCCGCCCCGTCCCTAG
- a CDS encoding uracil-DNA glycosylase family protein produces the protein MSDLAGLLHQIRQEAERQEFPLDLPVYQSARKDALTPILYAGNLKSQLCFFGRDLGRDEVHAGQPLIGAAGTLVREGFFQAWYGRKAKNRAELNSVCDRLLLTNTVPYKPPGNKAYAPEVKERFRPFIEQLLVIHWRGKQIITLGTEAFKWFTPYGRKGEVNDFFSREDRFSSHLNVTLTAQDEQGLLHQRLVSLMPLPHPSPLNQRYYAQFPQMLQNRLNDVAF, from the coding sequence ATGTCCGATCTTGCTGGCCTGCTACATCAAATTCGTCAAGAAGCGGAACGCCAAGAATTCCCCCTAGACCTGCCGGTATATCAATCGGCTCGTAAGGATGCGCTGACGCCCATTCTCTACGCTGGTAATCTGAAAAGTCAGCTTTGTTTTTTTGGGCGGGACCTAGGACGTGATGAAGTTCACGCTGGCCAGCCGTTGATTGGTGCCGCTGGTACCTTGGTGCGAGAAGGCTTTTTTCAGGCTTGGTACGGCCGCAAGGCCAAGAATCGTGCTGAATTAAATAGTGTCTGTGACCGCTTGTTGCTGACCAATACCGTTCCCTACAAGCCACCGGGAAATAAGGCCTACGCCCCGGAGGTCAAGGAACGTTTTCGTCCCTTTATTGAACAGTTGCTGGTGATCCATTGGCGGGGAAAACAGATTATTACCCTCGGTACTGAGGCCTTCAAATGGTTCACTCCCTACGGACGTAAAGGGGAGGTCAATGACTTCTTCAGTCGAGAAGACCGGTTTTCAAGTCATTTAAATGTTACGCTGACTGCCCAAGATGAACAGGGCCTCCTTCACCAACGCCTCGTCAGCCTGATGCCCCTGCCGCATCCTTCGCCTCTGAACCAACGTTACTACGCTCAATTTCCACAAATGTTACAAAATCGATTGAATGACGTGGCCTTTTAG